A single region of the Triticum dicoccoides isolate Atlit2015 ecotype Zavitan chromosome 2B, WEW_v2.0, whole genome shotgun sequence genome encodes:
- the LOC119367421 gene encoding uncharacterized protein LOC119367421: MLILDTLASFEIENCIEINKATGLVSKIIDFTSNRTDMTNISETDQALLKGSSLRLLRRLVSTQGKFGVTLRQEISEHPFLLSNLAVILEDGGSSQELRELTAEILRNISMDANARDEIGKNRVIISGLMHAFLNREAASSTYSDKLRKVAGQALAVLAMDSANNCSVMLAEPGYIFIKELTFMIHGDMYRYVAASLLRSMCIHTQPKLGNSELKEISHILREVLEGIMDADGAELEVLVGLSSQICNAIPGDFVRELEHGQIKERFINRLVCALNSNMTPAAHCPGIRRVIVEHAIHIMECNPSYTDCFNECWMMEALLRVEHTPSRAEKYRFFMGDAGLMEHSMPLSALVARAKELMGREWRQGISSVMVT, from the exons ATGTTAATTCTTGACACTCTTGCTAGCTTTGAAATTGAGAACTGTATAGAAATCAACAAAGCAACAGGCCTCGTCTCAAAGATCATAGATTTCACAAGCAACCGAACTGACATGACAAATATTAGTGAGACAGACCAGGCACTGCTGAAAGGTTCATCGTTGAGACTGCTGAGAAGACTTGTAAGTACTCAAGGGAAGTTTGGGGTAACTTTGCGACAGGAGATTTCAGAACACCCCTTCCTTTTGAGCAACCTTGCAGTGATCTTGGAAGACGGTGGGAGCAGCCAAGAACTTAGGGAGCTAACAGCAGAAATTCTCAGAAATATTTCCATGGATGCAAACGCAAGGGACGAGATCGGAAAGAATCGAGTGATCATTAGCGGGTTGATGCATGCATTTCTTAACCGAGAAGCAGCCTCAAGTACATATTCAGACAAGTTACGAAAGGTCGCCGGGCAAGCCCTGGCAGTGCTAGCAATGGACAGTGCCAACAACTGTTCGGTTATGTTAGCCGAACCAGGGTATATATTCATCAAGGAGCTCACATTTATGATCCATGGTGACATGTACAGGTACGTAGCAGCAAGCCTGTTGCGGAGTATGTGCATACATACTCAACCTAAGCTCGGCAACTCAGAACTGAAAGAGATCTCTCACATCTTGCGAGAG GTCTTGGAAGGAATAATGGATGCAGACGGGGCGGAACTAGAGGTCCTTGTTGGCCTTAGTTCACAAATATGTAATGCCATTCCTGGAGACTTTGTGCGAGAACTTGAGCATGGCCAGATTAAAGAAAGATTTATAAACAGACTTGTCTGTGCACTTAACTCAAATATGACACCTGCTGCTCACTGTCCGGGAATCAGGAGGGTGATAGTTGAACATGCCATACACATAATGGAGTGCAATCCTAGCTACACAGACTGTTTTAATGAATGCTGGATGATGGAAGCACTGCTGCGGGTAGAACATACACCTTCAAGGGCTGAAAAGTACAGGTTCTTCATGGGTGATGCAGGACTCATGGAGCACAGCATGCCTCTCTCTGCTCTTGTGGCAAGAGCAAAAGAACTGATGGGCCGTGAGTGGCGACAAGGCATCAGCAGTGTCATGGTCACCTGA